One Nodosilinea sp. FACHB-141 DNA segment encodes these proteins:
- a CDS encoding DUF7019 family protein, with amino-acid sequence MKYYIYISRAKVDMLYTQLPPEFLKGISAEVTVNVGVLSGTFKGNPTGNDVSLPQRLHAVSQYINKHEDTGTVTSPGKYISGTTFFKYGIVSEYAADIVFFGGIVNGKTIALIGSSTSVIGAAERADANHSLNYYILEFLKSAIETEEDKSEQSDVFSRAVWAGLKALPPITHNLEFVAKVLYKEKDLIVGTPIYVAMLD; translated from the coding sequence GTGAAATATTACATTTACATTTCTCGCGCAAAAGTTGACATGCTTTACACTCAGCTTCCGCCTGAATTTCTAAAAGGTATATCTGCGGAAGTTACAGTTAATGTTGGTGTTCTGTCAGGAACCTTTAAAGGAAATCCAACTGGGAATGATGTTAGTTTACCCCAGCGACTTCATGCAGTGAGCCAATACATAAACAAGCATGAGGATACTGGTACAGTTACTTCACCAGGTAAATACATTTCTGGTACGACCTTCTTTAAATATGGAATTGTATCTGAGTATGCCGCTGATATTGTTTTTTTTGGCGGCATTGTTAATGGAAAGACAATTGCGTTGATTGGATCAAGCACAAGTGTTATTGGTGCAGCCGAACGTGCTGATGCCAATCATTCTCTTAATTACTACATATTAGAGTTCTTAAAAAGTGCAATTGAGACTGAAGAAGACAAAAGTGAGCAATCCGATGTTTTCTCGAGGGCTGTGTGGGCTGGGTTAAAAGCACTTCCGCCGATAACGCATAACCTGGAATTCGTGGCAAAGGTGTTATATAAGGAAAAGGATTTAATAGTTGGTACTCCGATTTATGTGGCTATGTTGGATTGA
- a CDS encoding proprotein convertase P-domain-containing protein, translated as MKQVFSNETAVEISRFAPTAVTSSIDVANIPGSLQRISVTLDLVHTYTSDLRISLSAPSGASVLLVGNAGGNGDNFFDTTFDDGAGIVISEGIAPFQGTFRPQQPLAPLLDSNPNGTWTLQIQDEAFMDGGVLNRWSLDLVVEPDQPDALPASQFSIQLRFLGGLTATQRAVFEVAAARWSEIIIGDLPSAVVNGETIDDILIEARGLSIDGPNGVLGQAGPTRLRSGSMLPITGVMEFDMGDLARLEMEGGLLDVIIHEMGHVFGIGTIWQIKNLLVGAGSANPTYVGQNGMREFAALVGAQGMTPVPVANTGGQGTRDGHWREAVFGNELMTGFLNLGQNPLSRLTVGCLEDLGYAVNYTAADPYELPSALALAVMGVNTVGNYGRRQCRMCDAGILGTHMLSQVDAH; from the coding sequence ATGAAGCAAGTATTCTCTAACGAGACGGCGGTAGAAATTTCGCGATTTGCGCCTACCGCCGTCACATCCTCGATTGACGTAGCCAACATTCCAGGTTCGCTTCAACGTATCAGTGTCACTCTCGATCTAGTACATACCTATACCAGCGATCTGAGAATTTCTCTCAGTGCCCCCAGCGGAGCATCGGTGCTGCTAGTCGGCAATGCTGGCGGCAACGGCGACAACTTTTTTGATACTACCTTTGACGATGGGGCGGGAATTGTGATCAGCGAGGGCATAGCGCCTTTTCAAGGAACATTTCGGCCCCAGCAGCCTCTAGCCCCGCTGCTTGATAGCAATCCTAACGGCACCTGGACGCTGCAAATTCAAGACGAAGCCTTTATGGACGGGGGAGTTCTCAACCGTTGGTCGCTCGATTTGGTGGTTGAACCCGATCAGCCAGATGCGCTGCCCGCCTCTCAGTTTTCCATTCAACTGCGTTTCTTGGGGGGGCTGACCGCTACTCAGCGAGCCGTCTTTGAAGTCGCGGCAGCCCGTTGGTCAGAGATTATCATTGGCGATTTGCCCAGTGCCGTGGTCAATGGCGAAACCATCGACGATATCTTGATTGAAGCACGGGGTCTGTCGATCGATGGCCCCAACGGAGTGCTAGGGCAGGCAGGCCCGACTCGCTTGCGCAGCGGCTCGATGCTGCCCATCACCGGAGTCATGGAGTTTGACATGGGCGATTTGGCCCGCCTGGAAATGGAAGGCGGCCTGCTGGATGTGATTATTCACGAGATGGGCCATGTGTTTGGGATTGGCACCATTTGGCAAATTAAGAACCTGCTGGTGGGGGCGGGGTCGGCCAACCCGACCTACGTGGGCCAAAATGGAATGCGGGAATTTGCGGCGCTGGTTGGAGCCCAGGGTATGACGCCAGTGCCAGTGGCTAATACGGGGGGGCAAGGCACCCGAGATGGCCACTGGCGAGAAGCTGTATTTGGCAATGAGCTAATGACGGGCTTCTTAAATCTGGGGCAAAATCCTTTGAGCCGTTTGACGGTAGGTTGTCTAGAAGATTTGGGCTACGCGGTGAATTACACGGCCGCAGACCCCTACGAGCTGCCGTCGGCCCTGGCCCTGGCGGTGATGGGGGTGAATACAGTGGGTAACTACGGTCGTCGGCAGTGCCGCATGTGCGATGCCGGCATTTTGGGCACTCACATGCTGTCGCAGGTAGACGCTCACTGA